A DNA window from Ostrea edulis chromosome 5, xbOstEdul1.1, whole genome shotgun sequence contains the following coding sequences:
- the LOC125652370 gene encoding von Willebrand factor A domain-containing protein 7-like isoform X2 translates to MIVRQIQRESGLCINNTISTHNLTSGYRSGQDISKPLTTAHNSGKCSHGSSDDTSRFQTATGGIYKGRASAAHAPHYHLHDTAFEAAKQATIYFLSDGGNGLFNNMGFDLVREVFQVISKKEAKKMKDYSIAFAIDVTGSMSDNIRNVITATTTFVDLIRVSEFVPEKYVLVTFSDPVELETNHTTANPDEMMSMLNSLSVSGGADCPEYSISGLITAATLSNRNSSVYVYTDASAKDSDREETAIEILQEKSIRAHFRLTSECSMRRKRGTGRYKRQSSVYDRIAQSSGGTAVRLTTAELQAKVEEDLRNELQIIQSNSSQILDVNHLPSFTSLIKWRTIDLDHSNLTIEVDETVSSLDIKINGTIDASEVFLRNPSGSVVVLGSQNATLQDDGFQTTVSIEFPEKGVWTLEKQARSPWSVNITANSTFGITVSLLALSSDGSSYPVKGNPILGHEYLFVTVLENLPTNYTVSYIVCVNEDGQVLSQLNASLLSPDPVLQYFAKLKVSTKITGVQVHGVDSAGRPFIRTAAEAVHPVAVQLSMQPFIEALSLSTTEQLVYTITNHGVANTTVTFVADDDQGYITGNKSTRFVIPSGDSVQESLDIRGTIPFSIVTVTMKVYEDAALTELQSLEKKLMVSAVTRPSCNVTSSGESCRSSAFGASNCSAIQWQGSGRIEFSGTTLTSLYMSSSSVTLTHPSLESADGSVDVSLNGDCCSSSVVLSAVDVDGFIAQCRYTLYSDNDDQPNTIIDSPAHIESKNVLDLTIVGGAIGGSLAGIIIVSVVVFMKLHHTPTTKTSPITDVDLSDVKRPDKIRNTHFLPTEKSTAGEEHIDFDDFDYHDY, encoded by the exons ATGATTGTCCGACAGATTCAACGAG AAAGCGGTCTATGTATCAACAATACGATATCAACTCATAACTTGACGAGTGGATACAGATCTGGACAAGATATTTCCAAACCGCTCACAACTGCACATAATTCTGGGAAGTGTAGCCATGGTTCAAGCGATGACACTTCCAGATTCCAGACAGCAACCGGTGGAATATATAAAGGAAGGGCATCTGCTGCGCATGCTccacattatcacctgcatgacACAGCATTTGAAGCTGCCAAACAAGCAACCATTTATTTTTTGTCAGATGGAG GTAACGGTTTATTCAACAATATGGGTTTTGATCTTGTCAGAGAAGTATTTCAGGTTATATCAAAAAAGGAGGCTAAAAAAATGAAGGATTATTCCATTGCTTTCGCTATCGACGTAACTGGATCGATGTCGGACAACATAAGGAATGTTATCACAGCGACAACAACATTTGTAGACTTGATACGGGTTTCAGAATTTGTGCCGGAAAAATACGTTCTCGTAACGTTTAGTGACCCAG TTGAGCTTGAAACAAACCATACAACGGCCAATCCTGACGAAATGATGTCGATGTTGAACAGTCTATCCGTGAGTGGCGGCGCTGATTGTCCAGAGTACTCTATATCTGGTCTAATAACAG CAGCCACCCTATCGAATCGCAACTCCAGTGTGTATGTTTACACAGATGCCTCCGCAAAGGATTCCGACAGAGAAGAGACAGCCATAGAAATTCTACAAGAAAAGAGCATCCGAGCACATTTTCGTCTGACATCAGAATGTTCGATGCGACGAAAACGCGGAACAG GCAGGTACAAGAGACAATCTTCGGTGTATGACCGGATAGCGCAGAGTTCAGGTGGGACGGCTGTAAGACTCACTACTGCAGAGTTACAGGCAAAAGTTGAGGAAGACCTTAGG aacgAACTTCAAATAATTCAGAGCAACTCCTCGCAGATATTAGACGTG AATCATTTACCATCCTTTACTTCTCTCATCAAATGGAGAACCATTGATTTGGACCATTCTAATTTAACGATAGAAGTGGACGAAACAGTATCGTCTTTGGATATAAAAATCAACGGTACCATTGATGCTAGTGAAGTTTTTCTTCGTAACCCTAGTG GTTCAGTCGTTGTGCTGGGATCACAGAATGCAACATTGCAAGATGATGGATTCCAGACTACGGTATCAATCGAA TTTCCAGAGAAGGGAGTATGGACATTGGAGAAACAGGCTAGGAGTCCATGGAGCGTAAATATTACAGCGAACAGTACCTTCGGCATTACTGTATCGCTTCTGGCATTGTCATCAGATGGCTCTTCTTATCCAGTTAAAGGAAACCCAATCTTAG gtcatgAATACCTGTTTGTTACTGTTCTGGAAAACTTACCAACTAACTATACCGTGTCCTACATTGTGTGTGTCAATGAAGATGGACAAGTTCTCAGTCAACTGAACGCCAGTCTACTCAGCCCGGATCCTGTTCTTCAGTACTTCGCAAAATTAAAAGTCTCCACAAAG ATAACAGGGGTACAGGTACATGGAGTAGATTCTGCAGGCCGTCCGTTTATACGAACGGCGGCAGAAGCAGTACATCCAGTGGCCGTTCAGTTATCTATGCAGCCTTTCATTG AAGCCTTGTCCCTTTCGACAACAGAACAACTTGTTTATACGATTACCAATCACGGGGTTGCTAACACGACCGTGACCTTTGTTGCTGATGATGACCAGGGATACATTACAGGAAACAAATCGACAAGATTCGTCATTCCTTCGGGAGACTCTGTACAGGAATCCCTTGATATCAGAGGAACGATCCCTTTCTCTATTGT AACTGTAACAATGAAAGTGTATGAAGACGCAGCCTTAACTGAACTTCAAAGCTTAGAAAAGAAATTGATG GTCTCTGCCGTCACACGTCCTTCGTGTAACGTAACATCAAGTGGTGAGAGCTGTCGATCTAGTGCGTTTGGCGCCAGTAATTGCAGTGCAATACAGTGGCAAGGAAGTGGTCGCATAGAGTTTTCGGGAACGACTCTGACATCATTATATATGTCGAGCTCTTCTGTTACTTTGACGCATCCTAGTTTAGAGAGTGCAGATGGTTCTGTTGATGTTTCATTGAA TGGCGACTGTTGTAGCTCTTCAGTGGTTCTCAGCGCGGTTGATGTCGATGGATTCATCGCTCAGTGTCGCTATACCCTGTATTCGGACAATGACGATCAACCGAACACCATCATTGATTCTCCTGCACATATAGAATCAAAA aacgTCCTTGACCTGACGATCGTTGGTGGAGCGATCGGTGGATCCCTGGCTGGGATAATTATTGTGTCTGTTGTCGTATTTATGAAACTGCATCACACCCCAACTACAAAGACCTCTCCAATCACAGATGTTGATCTGTCGGATGTCAAGAGACCAGACAAAATTAGAAATACACATTTTCTACCGACAGAAAAATCTACTGCAGGAGAAGAACACATTGATTTCGACGATTTTGATTACCACGACTATTAA
- the LOC125652370 gene encoding von Willebrand factor A domain-containing protein 7-like isoform X1 has translation MGVLCATSFLILILGVPYIVECFPSQAIQGERNTKSHLLVNVYGIYISTYKFIIKHNLANGTGRTETETLNDFFGIDADSQTHFYKNVFTITNHQSEIQKDLASTAHYHVNAEQIHLAHNQVRSLRKTLLDLSNSSGADIDILREKIGHCLYTVQQFYSNTNWVEINGGTILKEFGLSPTLPVTVSDPSDDTCHDCPTDSTSIESGLCINNTISTHNLTSGYRSGQDISKPLTTAHNSGKCSHGSSDDTSRFQTATGGIYKGRASAAHAPHYHLHDTAFEAAKQATIYFLSDGGNGLFNNMGFDLVREVFQVISKKEAKKMKDYSIAFAIDVTGSMSDNIRNVITATTTFVDLIRVSEFVPEKYVLVTFSDPVELETNHTTANPDEMMSMLNSLSVSGGADCPEYSISGLITAATLSNRNSSVYVYTDASAKDSDREETAIEILQEKSIRAHFRLTSECSMRRKRGTGRYKRQSSVYDRIAQSSGGTAVRLTTAELQAKVEEDLRNELQIIQSNSSQILDVNHLPSFTSLIKWRTIDLDHSNLTIEVDETVSSLDIKINGTIDASEVFLRNPSGSVVVLGSQNATLQDDGFQTTVSIEFPEKGVWTLEKQARSPWSVNITANSTFGITVSLLALSSDGSSYPVKGNPILGHEYLFVTVLENLPTNYTVSYIVCVNEDGQVLSQLNASLLSPDPVLQYFAKLKVSTKITGVQVHGVDSAGRPFIRTAAEAVHPVAVQLSMQPFIEALSLSTTEQLVYTITNHGVANTTVTFVADDDQGYITGNKSTRFVIPSGDSVQESLDIRGTIPFSIVTVTMKVYEDAALTELQSLEKKLMVSAVTRPSCNVTSSGESCRSSAFGASNCSAIQWQGSGRIEFSGTTLTSLYMSSSSVTLTHPSLESADGSVDVSLNGDCCSSSVVLSAVDVDGFIAQCRYTLYSDNDDQPNTIIDSPAHIESKNVLDLTIVGGAIGGSLAGIIIVSVVVFMKLHHTPTTKTSPITDVDLSDVKRPDKIRNTHFLPTEKSTAGEEHIDFDDFDYHDY, from the exons ATGGGAGTTCTATGTGCAACATCTTTCTTGATCCTGATTTTGGGCGTGCCATATATCGTAGAATGTTTCCCCTCACAGGCTATTCAAGGAGAACGAAATACAAAATCTCATCTGCTTGTGAATGTTTATGGGATATATATATCTACCTACAAATTTATCATAAAGCATAATCTTGCCAATGGTACAGGACGGACAGAAACTGAGACATTGAACGACTTCTTTGGAATAG ATGCAGATTCTCAGACCCACTTCTATAAAAATGTGTTTACGATCACCAATCACCAGAGTGAGATCCAGAAAGATCTAGCGAGCACAGCCCATTACCACGTCAACGCTGAACAAATACATTTGG CTCACAATCAAGTGCGATCTCTACGGAAAACGTTGCTAGACCTTTCAAATTCCTCTGGGGCAGACATAGATATATTAAGAGAGAAAATAGGACATTGCCTTTATACCGTACAGCAATTCTACAGCAATACCAACTGGGTAGAAATAAACGGAGgcacaattttgaaagaatttg GTTTATCACCAACGCTTCCAGTTACTGTGAGTGATCCGTCAGACGACACATGTCATGATTGTCCGACAGATTCAACGAG CATAGAAAGCGGTCTATGTATCAACAATACGATATCAACTCATAACTTGACGAGTGGATACAGATCTGGACAAGATATTTCCAAACCGCTCACAACTGCACATAATTCTGGGAAGTGTAGCCATGGTTCAAGCGATGACACTTCCAGATTCCAGACAGCAACCGGTGGAATATATAAAGGAAGGGCATCTGCTGCGCATGCTccacattatcacctgcatgacACAGCATTTGAAGCTGCCAAACAAGCAACCATTTATTTTTTGTCAGATGGAG GTAACGGTTTATTCAACAATATGGGTTTTGATCTTGTCAGAGAAGTATTTCAGGTTATATCAAAAAAGGAGGCTAAAAAAATGAAGGATTATTCCATTGCTTTCGCTATCGACGTAACTGGATCGATGTCGGACAACATAAGGAATGTTATCACAGCGACAACAACATTTGTAGACTTGATACGGGTTTCAGAATTTGTGCCGGAAAAATACGTTCTCGTAACGTTTAGTGACCCAG TTGAGCTTGAAACAAACCATACAACGGCCAATCCTGACGAAATGATGTCGATGTTGAACAGTCTATCCGTGAGTGGCGGCGCTGATTGTCCAGAGTACTCTATATCTGGTCTAATAACAG CAGCCACCCTATCGAATCGCAACTCCAGTGTGTATGTTTACACAGATGCCTCCGCAAAGGATTCCGACAGAGAAGAGACAGCCATAGAAATTCTACAAGAAAAGAGCATCCGAGCACATTTTCGTCTGACATCAGAATGTTCGATGCGACGAAAACGCGGAACAG GCAGGTACAAGAGACAATCTTCGGTGTATGACCGGATAGCGCAGAGTTCAGGTGGGACGGCTGTAAGACTCACTACTGCAGAGTTACAGGCAAAAGTTGAGGAAGACCTTAGG aacgAACTTCAAATAATTCAGAGCAACTCCTCGCAGATATTAGACGTG AATCATTTACCATCCTTTACTTCTCTCATCAAATGGAGAACCATTGATTTGGACCATTCTAATTTAACGATAGAAGTGGACGAAACAGTATCGTCTTTGGATATAAAAATCAACGGTACCATTGATGCTAGTGAAGTTTTTCTTCGTAACCCTAGTG GTTCAGTCGTTGTGCTGGGATCACAGAATGCAACATTGCAAGATGATGGATTCCAGACTACGGTATCAATCGAA TTTCCAGAGAAGGGAGTATGGACATTGGAGAAACAGGCTAGGAGTCCATGGAGCGTAAATATTACAGCGAACAGTACCTTCGGCATTACTGTATCGCTTCTGGCATTGTCATCAGATGGCTCTTCTTATCCAGTTAAAGGAAACCCAATCTTAG gtcatgAATACCTGTTTGTTACTGTTCTGGAAAACTTACCAACTAACTATACCGTGTCCTACATTGTGTGTGTCAATGAAGATGGACAAGTTCTCAGTCAACTGAACGCCAGTCTACTCAGCCCGGATCCTGTTCTTCAGTACTTCGCAAAATTAAAAGTCTCCACAAAG ATAACAGGGGTACAGGTACATGGAGTAGATTCTGCAGGCCGTCCGTTTATACGAACGGCGGCAGAAGCAGTACATCCAGTGGCCGTTCAGTTATCTATGCAGCCTTTCATTG AAGCCTTGTCCCTTTCGACAACAGAACAACTTGTTTATACGATTACCAATCACGGGGTTGCTAACACGACCGTGACCTTTGTTGCTGATGATGACCAGGGATACATTACAGGAAACAAATCGACAAGATTCGTCATTCCTTCGGGAGACTCTGTACAGGAATCCCTTGATATCAGAGGAACGATCCCTTTCTCTATTGT AACTGTAACAATGAAAGTGTATGAAGACGCAGCCTTAACTGAACTTCAAAGCTTAGAAAAGAAATTGATG GTCTCTGCCGTCACACGTCCTTCGTGTAACGTAACATCAAGTGGTGAGAGCTGTCGATCTAGTGCGTTTGGCGCCAGTAATTGCAGTGCAATACAGTGGCAAGGAAGTGGTCGCATAGAGTTTTCGGGAACGACTCTGACATCATTATATATGTCGAGCTCTTCTGTTACTTTGACGCATCCTAGTTTAGAGAGTGCAGATGGTTCTGTTGATGTTTCATTGAA TGGCGACTGTTGTAGCTCTTCAGTGGTTCTCAGCGCGGTTGATGTCGATGGATTCATCGCTCAGTGTCGCTATACCCTGTATTCGGACAATGACGATCAACCGAACACCATCATTGATTCTCCTGCACATATAGAATCAAAA aacgTCCTTGACCTGACGATCGTTGGTGGAGCGATCGGTGGATCCCTGGCTGGGATAATTATTGTGTCTGTTGTCGTATTTATGAAACTGCATCACACCCCAACTACAAAGACCTCTCCAATCACAGATGTTGATCTGTCGGATGTCAAGAGACCAGACAAAATTAGAAATACACATTTTCTACCGACAGAAAAATCTACTGCAGGAGAAGAACACATTGATTTCGACGATTTTGATTACCACGACTATTAA